From Penicillium psychrofluorescens genome assembly, chromosome: 6, one genomic window encodes:
- a CDS encoding uncharacterized protein (ID:PFLUO_008972-T1.cds;~source:funannotate): MSIPNEALQKLLQEIEARAIASQQQISLTKSQMTAKQRDVRMLQLTSKELSELPAETGVYEGVGKMFVNVPIDAVNKRLARESSEATADITNLEKKLHYHETTHKNSRENLEQILKSGGRA; encoded by the exons ATGTCGATCCCCAACGAAGCCCTCCAAAAA ctcctccaagagATCGAGGCCCGCGCCATAGCCTCGCAGCAACAAATCAGTCTCACCAAGTCCCAAATGACAGCCAAGCAGCGCGACGTGCGCATGCTCCAGCTGACATCGAAGGAGCTGTCCGAGCTGCCGGCGGAGACGGGTGTTTATGAGGGTGTGGGCAAGAT GTTCGTCAACGTCCCCATCGACGCAGTGAACAAGCGTCTTGCGCGCGAGAGCTCCGAGGCTACGGCGGATATCACCAAtctcgagaagaagctcCATTACCATGAGACGACGCATAAGAATAGTCGGGAGAATTTGGAGCA
- a CDS encoding uncharacterized protein (ID:PFLUO_008973-T1.cds;~source:funannotate): MTLRIIPTPPSPPRSTDGDPTPEESYQQSGPYPPVYNMADPIKMEGDEIHSGFVPQSVSTLYASPSPYFQRALQYPPMPLQAQMVVPGPHTSTPPPTSDEELVPCPVATPPPKSSPPRRRAPTPKAKLSRSPKARRTRERREADTPETSFDSSSSKELYIPLPLSELTKHMTDVPIKDIEGFVNRSFEERWEEVKQKGRITRPMNSFMLYRSAYTDRIKRYLNQTNNQAVSRACGLGWKLEPKYIREKYERYACIERDEHARAHPDYKFSPSKDSKTPPARKRNSADEAVNTPSSTCDPATPSDWDDVDYHSTPGSSFLLHNRWQSFDVNRVRNISRTSTPFDADSVPMPSSWSMSYPGRMEVAHGLPTVVHPSALQMDMHYRRPSPPPQDAQYGSPSSTLAALPGATHHELLQPQPMYPVATCLTETGHMDPKLLSYESGPPPAGSGAAFPAPPSYSVWNNDAAGSTYLTTSASSVPPSPASYYPTQVASVYHHHQGMHMADGRDPSWGMHHHGASSAEFEPWFEQQSSY; encoded by the exons TGGAAGGCGACGAGATCCATTCAGGCTTTGTGCCGCAGTCAGTGTCAACG CTCTATGCCTCTCCCTCGCCATATTTCCAGCGCGCCTTGCAGTATCCCCCGATGCCACTCCAGGCCCAG ATGGTTGTGCCAGGCCCCCATACCAGCACGCCTCCTCCAACCTCAGATGAGGAACTTGTTCCTTGTCCAGTTgcaacgccgccaccaaaaagctcgccgccgcgccggcGAGCGCCAACGCCTAAAGCCAAGCTCAGTCGGTCGCCTAAAGCACGGCGAACTCGCGAGCGCAGAGAGGCAGATACGCCTGAGACCTCGTTCGATTCGTCGTCCTCAAAGGAGCTGTACATTCCGCTGCCATTGAGCGAGCTGACCAAACACATGACAGATGTCCCCATCAAAGACATTGAAGGCTTCGTGAACAGATCATTCGAGGAGCGGTGGGAAGAGGTCAAGCAGAAAGGGAGGATCACCCGGCCGATGAACTCGTTCATGCTCTACAGATCGGCATATACGGATCGCATCAAGCGATATCTGAACCAGACCAACAACCAGGCCGTTTCGCGCGCCTGTGGGCTCGGTTGGAAATTGGAGCCGAAGTACATCCGGGAGAAATACGAGCGATATGCTTGCATAGAGCGCGACGAGCACGCCAGAGCACATCCGGACTATAAGTTCTCGCCATCCAAGGACAGCAAGACCCCTCCAGCTCGGAAACGAAACAGTGCAGACGAAGCGGTCAACACCCCATCCTCAACCTGCGATCCCGCTACCCCCAGCGACTGGGATGATGTCGACTACCACAGCACTCCGGGCTCATCATTCCTCCTGCACAACCGCTGGCAAAGCTTCGACGTCAACCGCGTGCGCAACATCAGTCGCACTTCCACTCCCTTTGACGCAGACTCCGTGCCAatgcccagctcctggagcATGAGCTATCCCGGCCGCATGGAGGTTGCACACGGTCTGCCAACAGTGGTGCACCCCAGCGCTCTGCAAATGGACATGCACTACCGCCGTCCTAGCCCTCCTCCCCAGGATGCGCAATACGGCTCGCCGAGCAGTACCCTGGCCGCTCTACCCGGTGCCACACACCACGAGCTGCTCCAGCCTCAACCCATGTATCCGGTCGCCACCTGCCTGACAGAGACCGGCCACATGGACCCCAAGCTCCTTTCCTACGAGAGCGGCCCTCCTCCGGCCGGGAGTGGTGCGGCCTTTCCTGCGCCGCCGTCTTACTCTGTGTGGAACAACGACGCTGCCGGCAGCACCTACCTGACcacctcggcatcctcgGTGCCCCCAAGCCCGGCTTCGTATTACCCCACACAGGTCGCATCTGTGTATCACCACCACCAGGGCATGCATATGGCTGATGGTCGGGACCCGTCATGGGGTATGCACCACCATGGAGCCAGCAGCGCTGAGTTTGAGCCCTGGTTCGAACAACAGTCAAGCTATTGA